In Panicum virgatum strain AP13 chromosome 4N, P.virgatum_v5, whole genome shotgun sequence, a single window of DNA contains:
- the LOC120668583 gene encoding tyrosine-sulfated glycopeptide receptor 1-like produces the protein MQPLNLPCSSSSNSKLPVPFFGLVFVLLLSSTSLVSSCTEQERSSLIDFRDGLSLEGNGGLNMSWINSTDCCHWEGIICSTGGVVTDVLLGSKGLKGRIPPSLSNLTGLLRLNLSRNSLGGSLPAELLFSNSIIVLDVSFNYLSGSLQEQRQSSNPGLPLQVLNISSNFFKGQFPSTTLEVMKNLVALNASNNSFTGLMPSSVCNYAPSIAMLDLCLNEFSGTISPEFANCSMLKVLKAGQNNLTGVLPHELFNATSLEQLSFPSNDLRGILDASNLVRLNNLIILDLGSNGLSGNIPDSIGQLSRLEELHLDNNLMSGELPSALGNCTGLRYITIRNNSFMGDLSRVNFSRLDLRTADFSMNNFTGTVPESIYACSNLIALRLAFNKFHGQFSPSIANLRSLSFLSITNNSFTNITDALEKLKSCRTLTSLLIGTNFNGETIPQDEAIDGFGNLQALTIDACPLVGKIPLWLSKLTKLEMLDLSNNQLTGLIPPWINKLQLLFYLDISNNSLAGDIPIALMNMPMIQHQKNAVQLDPKFLELPVYWTPTRQYRMLNAFPISLNIGHNRFTGSIPPEIGQLKMLDVLNFSSNNLSGEIPWQISNLTSLQVLDLSNNQLTGEIPQTLSELHFLSVFNVSNNELEGPVPTGWQFDTFANSSYSGNSKLCGRMLSIQCDSTRTHTTPMKRRNRKKTIFALALGVFFGGLAILLLLARLLISIRTTKSANRNKSSNNRDIGATSFNSVSEHLCDMLKGSILVMVPRGKEESNNLTFSDILKATNNFDQQNIIGCGGNGLVYRAELPCGSKLAIKKLNGEMCLMEREFTAEVEALSMAQHENLVPLWGYCIQGSSRLLIYSFMENGSLDDWLHNKDDANSFLDWPTRLKIAQGAGRGLSYIHNTCKPHIVHRDVKSSNILLDREFNAYIADFGLARLILPYNTHVTTELVGTLGYIPPEYGQAWVATLRGDIYSFGVVLLELLTGKRPVQVLTKSKELVQWVREMRCQGKDIEVLDPGLRGRGHDEQMLNVLEVACKCINHNPGLRPTIQEVVSCLDSVNVDLQVQM, from the coding sequence ATGCAGCCACTGAATTTGCcatgcagcagcagtagcaactCAAAACTACCGGTGCCTTTCTTTGGCCTCGTCTTCGTTCTCCTACTCTCCTCAACCTCTCTCGTCAGCTCCTGCACGGAGCAAGAAAGGAGCTCCCTCATTGACTTCCGAGATGGGCTCTCGCTGGAGGGCAATGGCGGCCTCAACATGTCATGGATCAACAGCACAGACTGCTGCCACTGGGAAGGAATCATTTGCAGCACTGGTGGTGTGGTCACGGATGTCTTGCTTGGTTCTAAAGGCCTCAAAGGCAGAATCCCACCATCCCTCAGCAATCTCACCGGGCTGCTGCGCCTCAATTTGTCCCGCAATTCACTAGGAGGAAGTCTACCGGCAGAATTGCTGTTCTCCAACAGTATCATTGTCCTGGATGTCAGCTTCAACTACCTATCTGGTTCTCTGCAAGAGCAGCGGCAATCCTCAAATCCTGGTCTTCCTCTCCAGGTATTGAATATCTCAAGCAACTTCTTTAAAGGGCAGTTCCCATCCACAACACTGGAAGTGATGAAAAATCTGGTTGCTCTTAATGCAAGCAATAACAGTTTTACTGGATTGATGCCATCTTCTGTTTGCAACTACGCCCCATCAATTGCCATGCTTGACCTTTGTTTAAATGAATTCAGTGGCACAATTTCCCCAGAGTTTGCCAATTGCTCCATGTTAAAAGTACTCAAGGCTGGCCAAAACAACCTTACAGGGGTTCTACCTCATGAACTTTTCAATGCAACCTCATTGGAGCAGCTCTCTTTTCCAAGCAATGACTTACGAGGGATTCTTGATGCTTCCAACCTAGTCAGGCTCAACAATCTGATCATCCTTGATCTTGGATCAAATGGGCTCAGTGGTAATATACCAGATTCTATTGGGCAGTTGAGTAGATTGGAAGAGCTCCACTTAGACAACAACCTGATGTCTGGAGAGCTACCATCGGCACTAGGTAACTGCACAGGTCTCAGGTACATCACCATCAGAAATAACAGTTTTATGGGAGATCTTAGCAGAGTTAACTTTTCCCGGTTGGATCTGAGAACTGCAGATTTTTCAATGAACAACTTCACTGGTACAGTTCCTGAAAGCATCTATGCATGTAGCAATCTAATTGCATTACGGCTGGCTTTCAACAAATTTCATGGCCAGTTCTCACCAAGCATTGCCAATCTCAGGTCCTTGTCCTTCCTTTCAATTACAAATAACTCATTTACAAATATCACAGATGCACTTGAGAAGCTAAAGAGCTGCAGGACCCTCACCTCCCTGCTTATTGGAACCAACTTCAACGGTGAAACCATACCGCAAGATGAAGCAATTGATGGTTTTGGGAATCTTCAGGCCCTGACTATAGATGCTTGCCCATTGGTTGGGAAAATCCCTCTTTGGCTATCGAAGCTCACAAAGCTGGAGATGTTAGATTTATCAAACAATCAACTGACTGGACTTATACCACCCTGGATTAATAAACTGCAACTCCTCTTCTATCTAGACATATCAAACAACAGCCTTGCAGGGGATATCCCAATTGCATTGATGAATATGCCAATGATACAACATCAGAAGAACGCTGTCCAGTTGGACCCCAAGTTCCTAGAGTTACCAGTATATTGGACACCGACACGTCAATACCGGATGCTCAATGCTTTTCCCATTTCATTGAATATAGGCCACAACAGATTCACAGGTTCCATTCCCCCAGAGATTGGTCAGTTAAAAATGCTCGATGTCCTAAACTTCAGCTCCAACAACTTATCTGGAGAGATACCATGGCAAATCAGCAACCTCACAAGCCTGCAAGTGCTAGACCTGTCAAACAACCAGCTCACAGGTGAAATCCCACAAACATTGAGTGAACTGCACTTCCTTTCGGTATTCAATGTGTCTAACAATGAACTAGAAGGGCCTGTTCCAACTGGATGGCAGTTTGATACATTTGCAAATTCTAGCTACAGTGGGAACTCCAAGCTATGTGGCCGTATGCTCAGCATCCAATGTGACTCAACAAGAACACATACAACCCCCATGAAAAGGCGGAACAGAAAAAAGACCATTTTTGCACTTGCTTTAGGTGTGTTCTTCGGCGGGCTTGCTATACTTTTGTTGCTGGCACGTCTTCTTATATCCATAAGAACCACAAAATCTGCCAACAGAAACAAGAGCAGTAATAATAGGGACATAGGAGCAACTTCATTCAACTCTGTTTCAGAGCACTTGTGCGATATGTTAAAGGGAAGCATTTTGGTGATGGTACCTCGAGGAAAGGAAGAATCAAATAATCTCACATTCAGTGATATCTTAAAGGCCACAAATAATTTTGATCAGCAGAACATTATTGGCTGTGGAGGTAATGGTCTAGTGTATAGGGCTGAACTACCCTGTGGATCCAAGCTTGCAATCAAGAAACTCAATGGTGAAATGTGTCTCATGGAAAGAGAATTCACAGCAGAGGTTGAAGCACTCTCCATGGCACAACATGAGAACCTTGTGCCACTATGGGGTTATTGCATCCAGGGAAGTTCGAGGCTCCTCATATATTCTTTCATGGAGAATGGGAGTCTTGATGACTGGCTTCACAACAAGGATGACGCCAACTCATTTCTCGATTGGCCAACAAGACTCAAGATTGCACAAGGAGCAGGCCGCGGCCTTTCATATATCCACAACACCTGCAAGCCTCACATTGTTCACCGCGATGTCAAGTCCAGCAACATCTTACTTGATAGAGAATTCAATGCTTATATTGCTGATTTTGGCCTCGCCAGATTGATTCTTCCTTATAACACACATGTCACGACAGAGCTGGTAGGCACACTGGGTTACATTCCTCCTGAGTATGGGCAGGCATGGGTGGCCACGCTGAGAGGTGATATATACAGTTTTGGAGTGGTCTTGCTTGAGCTGCTCACAGGGAAGAGGCCTGTCCAGGTCTTGACCAAGTCGAAGGAACTTGTCCAATGGGTACGGGAGATGCGGTGTCAGGGAAAGGATATTGAGGTCTTGGATCCTGGACTTAGAGGAAGAGGACATGATGAGCAAATGCTGAATGTGCTTGAAGTCGCTTGCAAGTGTATCAACCACAATCCTGGCCTGAGGCCAACCATCCAAGAGGTTGTGTCCTGCCTGGACAGTGTAAATGTGGACCTCCAGGTGCAGATGTAG
- the LOC120668584 gene encoding uncharacterized protein LOC120668584 isoform X2, which produces MAKVVIKLWKLPLNIFLEPRTGKRRKQQPTADQALKIRVCSGHFWRKWQPVADCGASGWRSELRIMAPGRGAWPGCGYAPFTFGALGDVYVCENERKEGSVGVCLGPTAYDSVKMTYASMGCGSMDGDKRKYGR; this is translated from the exons ATGGCAAAG GTCGTCATCAAACTTTGGAAGTTGCCACTGAATATCTTTTTGGAGCCCAG AACAGGGAAAAGGCGAAAGCAACAGCCAACAGCCGATCAGGCACTGAAGATTCGCGTTTGCTCGGGGCACTTCTGGAGGAAGTGGCAG CCTGTGGCTGATTGCGGAGCAAGTGGATGGAGGTCGGAGCTCAGGATAATGGCGCCGGGGAGAGGGGCCTGGCCGGGCTGCGGCTACGCCCCGTTTACTTTTGGAGCGTTGGGTGATGTGTACGTCTGCGAGAAcgagaggaaggaaggaagcGTCGGTGTTTGCCTTGGCCCTACGGCGTATGACTCTGTGAAGATGACCTATGCATCTATGGGCTGTGGATCCATGGATGGTGACAAAAGAAAATATGGGAGATAA
- the LOC120668584 gene encoding uncharacterized protein LOC120668584 isoform X1 gives MVEEEAVCSFCVVDLSSSSSLEEKWQRTGKRRKQQPTADQALKIRVCSGHFWRKWQPVADCGASGWRSELRIMAPGRGAWPGCGYAPFTFGALGDVYVCENERKEGSVGVCLGPTAYDSVKMTYASMGCGSMDGDKRKYGR, from the exons ATGGTGGAGGAAGAAGCTGTTTGTTCTTTTTGTGTTGTTGATCTTTCCTCGTCTTCTTCCCTGGAGGAAAAATGGCAAAG AACAGGGAAAAGGCGAAAGCAACAGCCAACAGCCGATCAGGCACTGAAGATTCGCGTTTGCTCGGGGCACTTCTGGAGGAAGTGGCAG CCTGTGGCTGATTGCGGAGCAAGTGGATGGAGGTCGGAGCTCAGGATAATGGCGCCGGGGAGAGGGGCCTGGCCGGGCTGCGGCTACGCCCCGTTTACTTTTGGAGCGTTGGGTGATGTGTACGTCTGCGAGAAcgagaggaaggaaggaagcGTCGGTGTTTGCCTTGGCCCTACGGCGTATGACTCTGTGAAGATGACCTATGCATCTATGGGCTGTGGATCCATGGATGGTGACAAAAGAAAATATGGGAGATAA
- the LOC120669481 gene encoding uncharacterized protein LOC120669481, with protein sequence MGLNYMSLLTPSKAPFYGIVLGNSSTPIGSVTLPVTFGTEQNFRTEYIKFEVADFESYYHAILGRPALAKFMVVPHYVYLLLKMPGNTGVLSLRGDLLKSFECDKEAIVHASSIRVPSSMSEILPTAKELSLNKDLMPSKKSS encoded by the coding sequence atgggcctcaactacatgagcTTACTTACGCCGAGTAAAGCtcccttctacggcatcgttcTAGGAAACtcctctacaccaattggctcggtcaccctcccagtcacatttggtacggAGCAAAACTTTCGGACAGAATATATCAAGtttgaagtagccgacttcgaatcttaTTACCATGCCATCTTGGGAAGACCAGCACTGGCCAAGTTTATGGTCGTGCCCCACTATGTCTACCTACTTCTCAAGATGCCgggcaacacaggagtcctttctctACGTGgggacctcctcaagtccttcgaatgcgacaaggaagcaattgTTCACGCCTCTAGCATTCGAGTACCCAGTTCCATGAGCGAGATACTCCCCACCGCCAAGGAGCTGTCACTCAACAAGGACTTGATGCCCTCAAAGAAGTCAAGCTAG
- the LOC120670639 gene encoding probable calcium-binding protein CML29: protein MAAPGLPLTVDFEALSYISSLVEAFQAFDTDNDGLVTAPELRGLLASLGLEKSEAEARDMLARADADRDGRLSVEELLDVMNAGELGLGALGDLMQSVLPALEAAGGALVGADELTRALGVVGAASAEDCAAIVECLDGDGDGAITIEEFRLMADLL, encoded by the coding sequence ATGGCGGCGCCGGGGTTGCCGCTGACGGTGGACTTCGAGGCGCTGAGCTACATCAGCAGCCTGGTGGAGGCGTTCCAGGCGTTCGACACCGACAACGACGGGCTCGTGACGGCGCCCGAGCTCCGTGGCCTGCTGGCGTCGCTGGGCCTGGAAAAATcggaggccgaggcgcgcgACATGCTGGCGCGGGCCGACGCCGACCGCGACGGCCGGCTCAGCGTCGAGGAGCTCCTGGACGTGATGAACGCCGGGGAGCTCGGGCTGGGCGCGCTCGGCGACCTTATGCAGTCGGTGCTGCCCGCGCTCGAGGCCGCCGGGGGCGCGCTGGTCGGCGCGGACGAGCTCACCAGGGCGCTCGGCGTCGTGGGCGCCGCCAGCGCCGAGGACTGCGCGGCCATCGTCGAGTGcctggacggcgacggcgacggcgctaTCACCATCGAGGAGTTCAGGCTCATGGCCGACCTGCTCTAG